The following is a genomic window from Citrifermentans bemidjiense Bem.
GTAAGATGAGAGGCAAAAGAAAGGGCCAGGGCACCTTTAACGGCGTACCTGGCCCTTTCCTTTCGCTGGTTATCTCAGTCGCTGCCTAGGCTCCCATTTATCGTTAGAGCCAGTTGTCGGCTGTCATGCAGCGGTTGCCGGTTCTTCCTTCAACTCCCGCTTGCGCTCCAGCCTCAGAATTTGATCCTCAGGCCCACCGTTGCGTTGTGGCTTTCGAACCTCATCTTGGTATCGGCGAAGTTTGCCTCGTCGGTGCGGAAATAGCGGTACCCAAGGTCCAACGACATCTGCCGGTTCAGCGCGACCTCAAGTCCCCCCCCCGCCTGGTAAGCGAGTACTACTTCTTCGTCCGAAGTGTAGAAATCACCGAACTTGTCGTCAAGGTTCAAGATGGCGAATCCGACACCGCCGCCAAGGTACGGCGTGATGGGACCGTTGTTGTGCAGATCGATGAACATGTTCGCCATGAATGCGGTGGCGTTCAGGCTCACGTCTGTATTCGTGAACCTATTCGGGGGGGGAGAGTTATTGAAATAGAT
Proteins encoded in this region:
- a CDS encoding outer membrane protein, which produces MKKTVVASVLLMAALAMPNLSSAAPMRPGPYFSGFIGVTVPSETHAGGDFNDTVNFDPGLNIGGTAGMDFGTVRLEGEISYKEGNVDTIYFNNSPPPNRFTNTDVSLNATAFMANMFIDLHNNGPITPYLGGGVGFAILNLDDKFGDFYTSDEEVVLAYQAGGGLEVALNRQMSLDLGYRYFRTDEANFADTKMRFESHNATVGLRIKF